In a genomic window of Tripterygium wilfordii isolate XIE 37 chromosome 8, ASM1340144v1, whole genome shotgun sequence:
- the LOC120004394 gene encoding omega-hydroxypalmitate O-feruloyl transferase-like, with amino-acid sequence MEEVGDKKFELSVKQFEPTLVPPVEETQKGLYFLSNLDQNIAVVVQTIYCFKSDTKGNEEAVDVIKDALARVLVHYYPAAGRLTISSEGKLIMDCTGEGAVFVEAEADCDIDAIGDTTKPDPVTLGKLVYDIPGAQNILQIPPLVAQVTRFNCGGFVLGLGMNHCLFDGISAMDFVNSWSETARGLQLKVPPFLDRSILKPRNPPQIEFPHHEFAEIEDISETKKLYEEEMRYSSFCFEPEKLEQLKEKAMEDGVLTKCTKFEALSAFVWSARCKALRMRPDQQTKLLFAVDGRSKFVPPLPEGYSGNGIVLTNSLCTAGELLENPMSYAVGLVQQAVHMVTDSYMRSAIDYFETTRARPSLAATLLITTWSRLSFHTTDFGWGEAVFSGPVALPEKEVILFLSHGKERKNINVLLGLPASAMKTFEELMQI; translated from the exons ATGGAAGAGGTGGGAGATAAGAAGTTTGAACTTAGCGTAAAGCAATTCGAACCAACGCTGGTTCCTCCAGTTGAGGAGACACAGAAGGGTCTGTATTTTCTGTCAAATCTAGACCAGAACATCGCGGTGGTTGTTCAAACCATTTACTGCTTCAAATCAGATACAAAAGGAAATGAGGAAGCTGTGGACGTTATCAAGGATGCCTTGGCAAGAGTTCTTGTACACTACTACCCGGCTGCAGGCCGGCTCACAATTAGCTCAGAAGGAAAGCTGATAATGGATTGCACTGGTGAGGGTGCTGTCTTTGTGGAGGCCGAAGCAGATTGTGACATTGACGCGATCGGAGACACAACGAAACCGGATCCTGTCACTCTTGGAAAGTTGGTTTATGACATTCCTGGTGCACAGAACATACTTCAGATACCTCCTCTGGTGGCCCAG GTGACTAGGTTCAACTGTGGAGGATTTGTTCTGGGGCTGGGAATGAaccattgtttgtttgatggtatttcTGCTATGGATTTTGTAAATTCGTGGAGTGAAACTGCAAGGGGCTTGCAGCTAAAAGTTCCTCCATTTCTTGACAGGAGCATACTCAAACCCCGAAACCCCCCACAGATCGAATTCCCCCACCATGAATTTGCTGAGATAGAGGACATATCTGAAACCAAAAAACTTTATGAAGAGGAAATGCGATATAGTTCCTTCTGTTTTGAGCCAGAGAAGCTTGAACAACTCAAGGAAAAAGCAATGGAAGATGGAGTTCTAACAAAGTGCACTAAATTTGAGGCCCTCTCCGCGTTTGTCTGGAGCGCTCGATGCAAGGCGTTGAGAATGAGGCCTGATCAACAGACTAAGCTACTCTTTGCAGTCGATGGACGGTCTAAATTCGTGCCACCACTTCCTGAAGGTTACTCTGGCAATGGAATTGTGTTAACAAATTCGCTATGCACTGCTGGTGAGTTGCTGGAGAACCCCATGTCCTATGCAGTTGGGCTGGTTCAACAAGCAGTTCATATGGTTACAGACAGTTATATGAGATCCGCGATTGACTATTTTGAGACGACTAGAGCTAGGCCTTCTTTAGCTGCTACTCTTCTGATTACTACATGGTCTAGGCTATCGTTCCACACGACAGATTTCGGATGGGGAGAAGCAGTGTTTTCAGGGCCTGTGGCATTGCCTGAGAAGGAAGTGATTCTGTTCCTCTCCCATGGCAAAGAAAGGAAGAACATAAATGTTCTTCTGGGTCTTCCAGCTTCTGCAATGAAAACTTTTGAAGAACTAATGCAGATATAA
- the LOC120004393 gene encoding protein DEK-like isoform X2, with amino-acid sequence MASETLEDPKPEEEAPVEEREEPKGEEDNKEAPEKEVIEQESRDVPLKEVSGDTKEETEEEKSVERKVEESKEEEAEKSEKPKRGRKKSSKSDSSGGKDVSAEKKQKLDHESGEKKEPTTPASERPTRERKTVERYSAPSLARSSSSKGLSIEKGRGTLLKDIPNVAFKLSKRKPDDNLQILHTILFGKKAKAQVLKRNIGQFSGYVWVLDEEKQKAKVREKLDKCVKEKLMDFCDVLNIPINKSNAKKEELSAKLLEFLEAPHMTTDILLADKEQKGKKRKKATSSKSASRAAASDTSAKKQRKTSEVGEKQRPSSEVEEDDDKDAEDGSEDENDDTTVPEQGDHEETKSEEDDGESEEQMSSKKNSKNVKEGSAKSMDNAVPEKSSPVTPAEGSKKSSKKASSSSSKKGDTERTSGSLSKSKGSASKKPKGERENAKDQSVTTKSKNTGKKQSGKEKVNKTSKEPSREQMHAVVVEILKVVDFNIATLSDILRQLGTHFGVDLIHRKAEVKDIITDVINNMSEEEDEGEEDDNAESGSDSENNEGGGDDA; translated from the exons ATGGCGAGCGAAACCCTAGAAGATCCGAAGCCGGAGGAAGAGGCTCCGgtggaagagagagaggagccgaaaggagaagaagacaatAAAGAAGCACCAGAGAAGGAAGTGATTGAGCAAGAAAGTCGCGATGTTCCCTTGAAAGAGGTCTCTGGGGACACTAAGGAGGAGACTGAAGAGGAAAAAAGCGTCGAACGTAAAGTTGAGGAATCGAAGGAGGAGGAAGCTGAAAAAAGCGAGAAACCAAAGAGGGGACGAAAGAAGAGCTCAAAGAGTGACTCTAGTGGAGGTAAGGATGTTAGCGCGGAGAAAAAACAGAAACTAGATCACGAATCAGGGGAGAAAAAGGAGCCTACAACGCCAGCTAGCGAGAGGCCGACGAGGGAAAGGAAGACAGTTGAGAGGTACTCGGCGCCTTCTCTGGCGAGATCTTCATCCAGCAAAGGACTATCGATCGAGAAG GGACGTGGCACACTGCTCAAAGACATTCCAAATG TGGCCTTTAAACTGTCAAAGAGAAAACCTGATGACAATCTGCAAATACTTCACACAATACTCTTTGGAAAGAAAGCAAAG GCGCAGGTTTTGAAGAGGAACATAGGCCAGTTTTCAGGCTATGTATGGGTTTTGGATGAG GAAAAACAGAAAGCAAAAGTGAGGGAAAAGCTTGACAAATGTGTGAAAGAAAAATTGATGGATTTCTGTGATGTTCTTAATATTCCAATAAATAAGTCCAATGCGAAAAAG GAAGAACTATCTGCTAAGTTATTGGAATTTTTGGAAGCACCTCACATGACAACTGACATTTTACTTGCTGATAAGGAGCAG AAAGGTAAGAAGCGTAAGAAGGCCACAAGCAGCAAAAGTGCAAGCCGTGCAGCAGCATCAGATACATCAGCCAAG AAGCAAAGGAAAACATCTGAGGTTGGAGAAAAACAAAGGCCTTCATCCGAAGTTGAGGAAGACGATGACAAAGATGCTGAAGATGGTTCTGAGGATGAAAATGACGACACTACAGTACCAGAACAGGGTGATCATGAGGAGACCAAGTCTGAGGAAGATGATGGGGAATCAGAGGAGCAGATGTCAAGTAAAAAGAACTCGAAGAATGTGAAGGAGGGTTCTGCTAAAAGCATGGATAATGCTGTACCGGAGAAGAGTTCCCCTGTAACACCTGCAGAAGGTTCAAAGAAATCTTCCAAAAAAGCTTCTAGTTCATCTTCAAAAAAAGGTGATACTGAAAGGACTTCTGGTTCCCTTTCTAAATCAAAGGGATCTGCGTCTAAGAAACCCAAAGGTGAAAGGGAGAACGCAAAGGACCAAAGTGTTACCACCAAGAGCAAGAATACTGGGAAGAAACAATCAG GTAAAGAAAAAGTTAACAAGACGTCTAAGGAACCCAGCAGGGAACAGATGCATGCAGTGGTTGTAGAAATTCTGAAGGTGGTGGACTTCAATATT GCAACTTTATCTGATATTCTCAGGCAACTAG GTACGCATTTTGGTGTTGACTTAATCCATAGAAAAGCAGAGGTGAAAGATATCATCACAGACGTAATAAATAACATGtcagaggaagaagatgaaggagaggAAGATGATAATGCTGAGAGTGGCAGTGACTCAGAAAATAATGAGGGTGGGGGTGATGATGCTTAG
- the LOC120004393 gene encoding protein DEK-like isoform X1 codes for MASETLEDPKPEEEAPVEEREEPKGEEDNKEAPEKEVIEQESRDVPLKEVSGDTKEETEEEKSVERKVEESKEEEAEKSEKPKRGRKKSSKSDSSGGKDVSAEKKQKLDHESGEKKEPTTPASERPTRERKTVERYSAPSLARSSSSKGLSIEKGRGTLLKDIPNVAFKLSKRKPDDNLQILHTILFGKKAKAQVLKRNIGQFSGYVWVLDEQEKQKAKVREKLDKCVKEKLMDFCDVLNIPINKSNAKKEELSAKLLEFLEAPHMTTDILLADKEQKGKKRKKATSSKSASRAAASDTSAKKQRKTSEVGEKQRPSSEVEEDDDKDAEDGSEDENDDTTVPEQGDHEETKSEEDDGESEEQMSSKKNSKNVKEGSAKSMDNAVPEKSSPVTPAEGSKKSSKKASSSSSKKGDTERTSGSLSKSKGSASKKPKGERENAKDQSVTTKSKNTGKKQSGKEKVNKTSKEPSREQMHAVVVEILKVVDFNIATLSDILRQLGTHFGVDLIHRKAEVKDIITDVINNMSEEEDEGEEDDNAESGSDSENNEGGGDDA; via the exons ATGGCGAGCGAAACCCTAGAAGATCCGAAGCCGGAGGAAGAGGCTCCGgtggaagagagagaggagccgaaaggagaagaagacaatAAAGAAGCACCAGAGAAGGAAGTGATTGAGCAAGAAAGTCGCGATGTTCCCTTGAAAGAGGTCTCTGGGGACACTAAGGAGGAGACTGAAGAGGAAAAAAGCGTCGAACGTAAAGTTGAGGAATCGAAGGAGGAGGAAGCTGAAAAAAGCGAGAAACCAAAGAGGGGACGAAAGAAGAGCTCAAAGAGTGACTCTAGTGGAGGTAAGGATGTTAGCGCGGAGAAAAAACAGAAACTAGATCACGAATCAGGGGAGAAAAAGGAGCCTACAACGCCAGCTAGCGAGAGGCCGACGAGGGAAAGGAAGACAGTTGAGAGGTACTCGGCGCCTTCTCTGGCGAGATCTTCATCCAGCAAAGGACTATCGATCGAGAAG GGACGTGGCACACTGCTCAAAGACATTCCAAATG TGGCCTTTAAACTGTCAAAGAGAAAACCTGATGACAATCTGCAAATACTTCACACAATACTCTTTGGAAAGAAAGCAAAG GCGCAGGTTTTGAAGAGGAACATAGGCCAGTTTTCAGGCTATGTATGGGTTTTGGATGAG CAGGAAAAACAGAAAGCAAAAGTGAGGGAAAAGCTTGACAAATGTGTGAAAGAAAAATTGATGGATTTCTGTGATGTTCTTAATATTCCAATAAATAAGTCCAATGCGAAAAAG GAAGAACTATCTGCTAAGTTATTGGAATTTTTGGAAGCACCTCACATGACAACTGACATTTTACTTGCTGATAAGGAGCAG AAAGGTAAGAAGCGTAAGAAGGCCACAAGCAGCAAAAGTGCAAGCCGTGCAGCAGCATCAGATACATCAGCCAAG AAGCAAAGGAAAACATCTGAGGTTGGAGAAAAACAAAGGCCTTCATCCGAAGTTGAGGAAGACGATGACAAAGATGCTGAAGATGGTTCTGAGGATGAAAATGACGACACTACAGTACCAGAACAGGGTGATCATGAGGAGACCAAGTCTGAGGAAGATGATGGGGAATCAGAGGAGCAGATGTCAAGTAAAAAGAACTCGAAGAATGTGAAGGAGGGTTCTGCTAAAAGCATGGATAATGCTGTACCGGAGAAGAGTTCCCCTGTAACACCTGCAGAAGGTTCAAAGAAATCTTCCAAAAAAGCTTCTAGTTCATCTTCAAAAAAAGGTGATACTGAAAGGACTTCTGGTTCCCTTTCTAAATCAAAGGGATCTGCGTCTAAGAAACCCAAAGGTGAAAGGGAGAACGCAAAGGACCAAAGTGTTACCACCAAGAGCAAGAATACTGGGAAGAAACAATCAG GTAAAGAAAAAGTTAACAAGACGTCTAAGGAACCCAGCAGGGAACAGATGCATGCAGTGGTTGTAGAAATTCTGAAGGTGGTGGACTTCAATATT GCAACTTTATCTGATATTCTCAGGCAACTAG GTACGCATTTTGGTGTTGACTTAATCCATAGAAAAGCAGAGGTGAAAGATATCATCACAGACGTAATAAATAACATGtcagaggaagaagatgaaggagaggAAGATGATAATGCTGAGAGTGGCAGTGACTCAGAAAATAATGAGGGTGGGGGTGATGATGCTTAG
- the LOC120004392 gene encoding uncharacterized protein LOC120004392 — protein MASEILEDLKLEPNGEEDNEEAPEKEVIEQESRDVPEKELSGETKEETEEKKSVEESKEEEPKNSEKPKRGRKKSLKSDSSGGKDVSAKKKEKLDHESGDKKEPTTPASERPTKERKTVERYSAPSLARSSSSRGLSLENGRGTLLNGIPNAIMDPPPSASEQSPTPYPFQWPAEMPFTPSSMQAAQAAAFATFFQQHLLAQQPPTPILSSAGIANPESVFDSFTNSQPPSSQLPSNSKYQPPSTQNSRHSTQGINRKAPNWKVKEDVALCESWIRVSEDPIVRIGQAQDAFWLSIWHEFKERVPGTERVQRACENRWSVIQGDVSKWRAIVRRVHRNRASGTIPNDEWGTCFVVFKKDHGRDFKFIHCWEVLHCCAKWQISTDEKEARDASKGGRAGTSRARSPNPPFRMPSFTISGSSSPGIDSFDDSCPNPDIDIPTTDTPTSGTPYNHAENTPPPSLHPNPLVQRPLGRKSTKEKCRRTGSGVSESYSAASEQLNATISAGRHSSESRFDSLKLTAEELAFLAMKNARLDSLQKSIKITKELAKAEKELLLLDPNLSAEQVLTKRYVRMRELEELDKEHKEIRALEYSPGGQ, from the exons ATGGCGAGCGAAATCCTAGAAGATCTGAAGCTGGAGCCGAACGGAGAAGAAGATAATGAAGAAGCACCAGAGAAAGAAGTGATTGAGCAAGAAAGTCGAGATGTTCCCGAGAAAGAGTTATCTGGGGAGACTAAGGAGGAGACTGAAGAGAAAAAAAGCGTCGAGGAATCGAAGGAAGAGGAGCCTAAAAATAGCGAGAAACCAAAGAGGGGACGAAAGAAGAGCTTAAAGAGTGACTCTAGTGGAGGTAAGGATGTTAGcgcaaagaaaaaagagaaactagatcACGAATCAGGGGATAAAAAGGAGCCTACTACGCCAGCTAGCGAGAGGCCGACAAAGGAAAGGAAGACAGTTGAGAGGTACTCGGCGCCTTCTCTGGCGAGATCTTCATCCAGCAGGGGATTATCGCTCGAGAAT GGACGTGGCACACTGCTCAATGGTATTCCAAATG CAATAATGGACCCCCCTCCTTCTGCCAGTGAACAGTCTCCTACCCCTTACCCTTTCCAATGGCCAGCCGAGATGCCATTCACCCCATCCTCAATGCAAGCTGCTCAAGCAGCAGCATTTGCAACATTTTTTCAGCAGCATCTACTCGCCCAACAGCCTCCCACCCCTATTCTCTCATCTGCTGGTATAGCCAATCCCGAATCTGTTTTCGACTCATTCACTAACTCCCAACCCCCTTCATCCCAGCTTCCCTCAAATTCTAAATATCAACCCCCTTCAACTCAGAATTCAAGACACTCTACACAAGGGATAAATAGAAAAGCACCTAATTGGAAAGTAAAAGAAGATGTTGCACTATGCGAATCCTGGATAAGAGTTTCAGAGGATCCAATTGTGAGGATTGGCCAAGCTCAAGATGCTTTTTGGTTGAGCATTTGGCATGAATTCAAGGAGCGAGTTCCGGGGACAGAACGTGTTCAGCGAGCCTGTGAAAATAGATGGTCGGTAATTCAAGGAGATGTCTCAAAGTGGAGGGCTATTGTGCGGAGGGTGCACAGAAACAGGGCTAGCGGAACCATCCCAAATGATGAG TGGGGAACATGTTTTGTTGTGTTCAAGAAAGACCATGGGCGGGATTTTAAATTTATCCATTGTTGGGAAGTACTACACTGTTGCGCAAAGTGGCAAATATCTACAGATGAGAAGGAGGCCAGAGATGCAAGTAAAGGAGGCAGAGCTGGCACCAGCCGAGCAAGGAGCCCAAATCCACCATTCAGAATGCCATCATTCACAATTTCTGGCTCATCTAGTCCAGGAATTGATAGCTTTGACGACTCCTGCCCCAATCCTGATATAGACATACCTACAACGGACACTCCAACCTCTGGTACCCCATACAATCATGCTGAAAACACTCCTCCACCCAGCTTACATCCCAACCCACTTGTCCAGCGCCCATTAGGCAGAAAATCAACAAAGGAGAAATGCCGTCGAACTGGTTCAGGTGTTTCTGAATCTTATTCAGCCGCAAGTGAGCAATTGAATGCTACTATTTCGGCAGGGCGACACAGCTCGGAGAGCCGTTTTGATTCATTGAAACTAACAGCTGAGGAACTGGCTTTCCTTGCTATGAAAAATGCAAGGCTCGACTCTTTGCAGAAAAGTATTAAAATCACAAAAGAGCTAGCAAAAGCTGAAAAGGAATTGTTGCTGCTGGACCCTAATCTCAGTGCAGAACAGGTATTGACTAAACGTTATGTGAGAATGAGGGAGCTGGAGGAGCTGGATAAAGAGCATAAAG AGATTCGAGCACTTGAATATTCACCTGGGGGGCAGTGA
- the LOC120003464 gene encoding 60S ribosomal protein L7a-2 has protein sequence MAPKRGGKLAATSAKKKTEKVVNPLFEKRPKQFGIGGALPPKKDLTRFVKWPKVVRIQRKKRILKQRLKVPPALNQFTKTLDKNLASSLFKLLLKYRPEDKAAKKERLLKKAQAEAEGKTVEAKKPIVVKYGLNHVTYLIEQNKAQLVVIAHDVDPVELVVWLPALCRKMEIPYCIVKGKSRLGTIVHKKTAAALCLTTVKNEDKLEFSKILEAIKANFNDKYDEYRKKWGGGIMGSKSQAKSKAKERLLAKEAAQRMN, from the exons ATG GCCCCAAAGAGAGGAGGGAAGTTGGCTGCCACATCGGCTAAGAAGAAAACT GAGAAGGTAGTGAATCCATTGTTTGAGAAGCGCCCAAAGCAGTTCGGTATCGGAGGAGCTTTGCCTCCAAAAAAGGACCTTACCCGATTTGTCAAATGGCCAAAAGTTGTTCGgattcaaagaaagaaaaggatccTCAAGCAGCGATTGAAGGTCCCACCTGcattgaatcaattcactaagACTCTGGACAAGAATCTTG CATCAAGTCTGTTCAAGTTGCTTCTCAAGTACAGGCCTGAGGACAAAGCTGCAAAGAAGGAACGGCTTTTGAAGAAGGCCCAGGCTGAAGCAGAAGGAAAAACTGTTGAGGCTAAGAAACCCATTGTCGTGAAATATGGACTTAACCATGTTACATACCTTATTGAACAG AACAAGGCCCAGTTGGTTGTTATCGCTCATGATGTAGACCCCGTGGAGTTGGTTGTGTGGCTTCCTGCCTTGTGCAGGAAGATGGAGATCCCTTACTGCATCGTCAAGGGGAAATCACGATTGGGAACT ATTGTCCACAAAAAGACAGCAGCTGCCTTGTGTTTGACCACAGTTAAGAATGAGGATAAGTTGGAGTTCAGCAAAATACTTGAGGCCATCAAG gCAAACTTCAACGACAAGTACGATGAGTACAGGAAGAAGTGGGGAGGTGGCATCATGGGCTCCAAATCACAAGCCAAGAGCAAGGCCAAAGAGAGACTTCTTGCCAAGGAAGCCGCACAGAGGATGAACTAG
- the LOC120004621 gene encoding SWI/SNF complex subunit SWI3A-like — METTHTNLNLKPVRPGEPELDLYTIPIQSSWFAWDDIHETEKVALREFFDGSSISRTPRIYKEYRDFIINKYREDSSRRLTFTEVRKSLVADVSLLNKVFKFLEQWGLINFGVSIGNDGDPVMEVEERGRVRVEDGTPNGVRVVAMPNSLKPISVPRSVEGRQVVDNIQKLPPLASYADTFGDLVKRKGLVCRNCGECCGSGCYEGTKDHYMICTKCFNNGNFGENKSVDDFKFINCSENSGDNKVAWTEAETLLLLESVLKHGDNWELVAQNVQTKTKLDCIEKLIELPFGEFMLSSAQQRGNFGGFNGDANRLNRLELTPSHHQQNIRTEAQQLVETNESEQNGNDVELGSPPSKRQCVALPSDANSSLMKQVARISTMVSSHVTAAAAEAAVTALCEESSFPREIFDGEEYNATNGLQSPTLHYESASAHQVDGSEMKDELTLSENLDTSAKNDVPLTLRLRAATATALGAAAAHAKLLADQEQREMENLLATIMETQMKKVHRKIRHFEDLELIMEKQYAEMEEQKECIIGERIDVLRKTFNSGMSKWKSS; from the exons ATGGAGACCACACACACCAACTTGAACTTGAAACCAGTTCGACCAGGTGAACCAGAGCTCGACCTATACACCATTCCCATCCAATCCA GTTGGTTTGCTTGGGACGATATCCACGAGACCGAAAAAGTCGCTCTGAGAGAGTTCTTTGATGGCAGTTCAATCTCAAGAACGCCAAGAATCTACAAGGAGTATAGGGACTTCATCATCAACAAGTACAGAGAGGATTCCTCACGGAGGCTCACCTTCACAGAGGTCCGGAAGTCACTGGTGGCTGATGTTAGCTTGCTTAACAAAGTGTTTAAGTTCCTGGAGCAGTGGGGGTTAATCAATTTTGGTGTATCCATTGGTAATGATGGTGATCCGGTCATGGAGGTTGAGGAAAGGGGAAGGGTTAGGGTTGAGGATGGTACTCCCAATGGGGTTCGTGTGGTGGCAATGCCAAATTCGTTGAAGCCAATTTCTGTGCCACGTAGTGTCGAGGGGAGACAGGTGGTTGATAATATACAGAAATTGCCGCCGTTGGCATCCTATGCTGATACTTTTGGTGATTTGGTTAAGAGAAAGGGTTTGGTTTGCAGGAACTGTGGAGAATGTTGTGGTTCTGGTTGTTATGAGGGTACGAAg GATCATTACATGATATGCACAAAATGCTTCAATAATGGAAATTTTGGGGAGAACAAATCTGTGGATGATTTCAAGTTCATTAACTGCAGTGAAAACAGTGGTGACAATAAAGTTGCTTGGACAGAGGCAGAAACTTTACTTCTTTTAGAATCTGTTTTGAAGCATGGGGATAACTGGGAGCTAGTTGCACAAAACGTTCAAACAAAGACTAAgcttgattgtattgagaagcTCATTGAGCTTCCTTTTGGGGAATTTATGTTGAGCTCTGCCCAGCAAAGGGGTAACTTTGGTGGCTTTAATGGTGATGCTAACAGGCTAAACCGGTTGGAATTAACTCCATCTCACCATCAACAGAATATTAGAACAGAAGCTCAACAACTTGTGGAAACAAATGAGAGTGAGCAGAATGGGAATGATGTTGAACTGGGGTCTCCTCCTTCCAAAAGACAATGTGTTGCTTTACCTTCAGATGCTAACAGTTCACTGATGAAACAG GTAGCTCGCATCTCCACGATGGTTAGTTCACATGTCACAGCAGCTGCGGCTGAGGCTGCTGTGACTGCACTTTGTGAGGAAAGCTCATTTCCAAGGGAAATCTTTGATGGTGAGGAGTATAATGCAACCAATGGTCTGCAATCTCCGACTCTGCATTACGAGTCAGCGAG TGCCCATCAGGTTGATGGTTCAGAAATGAAAGACGAGCTTACTTTATCAG AAAATCTGGACACTTCTGCCAAAAATGACGTACCTCTAACATTGCGACTTAGAGCTGCGACTGCAACAGCTCTTGGAGCAGCTGCTGCTCATGCTAAACTGTTGGCCGATCAAGaacagagagagatggagaattTACTGGCAACAATAATGGAGACACAG ATGAAGAAAGTGCACCGCAAAATAAGACATTTTGAAGATCTGGAGCTAATTATGGAGAAACAATATGCTGAAATGGAGGAACAAAAAGAGTGTATAATTGGGGAGCGGATTGATGTACTACGGAAGACATTTAATTCCGGAATGTCCAAATGGAAAAGCTCATAA